A stretch of Choristoneura fumiferana chromosome 29, NRCan_CFum_1, whole genome shotgun sequence DNA encodes these proteins:
- the LOC141444022 gene encoding uncharacterized protein isoform X2, which translates to MTSEHEAVPPPPPRGIKKSRKHLVFSTDPESVKDEFAFDNPGFRQDERAWQHAPTLPLKGSSLQAEFTKPDQSKDDDHIQRARTRRVKLWARDFTGLGLRCSGGAREGVRVHSVLRSGPAAAADLQPGDKIKSIKIEFSGTPLEDALAILSLASPYPVELEVVEGGRTSGAGRGVRHPLLKRAGSMGDVNTLEKEGKLLHPPQSPNTSHSNNSTLETKHGKGIKKIISEKIATTTLERNKKEKLPTTLERENEKNTKLNKTRHSEVPQTTNKPERNKVRHSAGDVIIQAENGSANIEHAEVQKRDYDPKRGMKFGIRVLPPNVPDDGVLKQKNVENGVVAAEKRAVDEPDKPEPPRSAPVSQIKVESETEIKKPVVAKRREKMAPPIPNARAKPEDLNTSVGSKTSEVSLSTFTRSDLNSSGIKRDENGIPQELPQHMFDAAKAARSNRKSSSEVLYEKETLDKKEEAPKTSKKSKGKAPSPPEIEKNKTDDSIIEQMKNVNDFLKSEKQFSSLLHESITSANTTTTTYNTSTPKTVKTRPAPQPHVEDSINFSQDDIDDIVTKPFKRESDSLNNYFEDSKSNLSSNQDVHSVVSLNHSDKSEKGSTTIELNNSDVTIHSSPLDDTINSASDNTSILDENERKAASLGDLSRFELRVKTNIPSTGTLERAQSLDISAEDGEINETLSPKKRKAMSVVETTFFDSTAEDTLPDMDDEKGVIIKHKEPRLSLNIAKTSAMEGLNTFQRNRLKKASEFGNLEDAIVKGSTSSVESEKVEAKGNQKKPKEHVSSENEPHETSDHLARRIIDENMKVHLKLVSEFAKSTSDGSNMSSLDSTQEVSPKKESPVKFDDKHISYDTNIPDDLKVSRNTYANSLERPKSDMMKKLLAKNPILNVHIDQSVKSDATASKETPTPMTDASKSAMHQPDIVNFNLKSADPKLREYDEFVSNIRVGSNNSMKFDKKPHMETFSREWSQPEHSSNVVTITTEKIQPVEEQKKSYTKSIEIGEPNVRLIPDIVEGIKRKADDKDGMTLYMEPPNMSLTMTQEPVQKTVTVNVAEDELGNKIIRQNVETVSTQYITTEGDAPLQVEQVTFGITKNADLSELNLEEGDVADIDKKILDEIKRQNPNMHFTSDEPAYTRTETIILNTELDEQQAKALMDKITKDPSFMAQKSPEELSKLGIRIIRELDDVQDKTDDTVEVTKTRYTINPAAMSDTQKHRLESSKESESKKDHITEIQVVTPRTEKQLKEKDKTSSRQRVPTNEPPLSYELDTELLNDFITNERQYSAKHQDKRTKTNQANEPKKRHSDFDLPRNSHIKFRTATYESPKGTIVTSTDLENRRLSQLDQMQLRADQKPVISAKPSSIPVKAEKPKVGVSSKIPVFMSQKSLSQENLTDRTFSVPSSPPPNLSSSSGNISVTSIKSSSRSPSGGKYL; encoded by the exons GCAAGCACCTGGTATTCTCGACCGACCCTGAGTCGGTAAAGGACGAGTTCGCGTTCGACAACCCTGGGTTCAGGCAGGACGAGCGCGCCTGGCAGCACGCGCCGACGCTGCCTCTCAAAGGCAGCTCGCTGCAGGCCGAGTTCACCAAGCCCGATCAGAGCAAAGATGACGACCATATACAG CGAGCCAGGACACGGCGCGTCAAGCTATGGGCGCGTGACTTCACCGGCCTTGGGCTCCGCTGCAGCGGCGGCGCGCGTGAGGGCGTGCGGGTACACTCTGTACTGCGGAGCGGCCCGGCCGCCGCGGCTGACTTGCAGCCAG GTGACAAAATCAAGAGCATCAAGATTGAGTTCTCCGGCACGCCACTAGAGGACGCTCTGGCTATCCTATCGCTCGCTTCTCCTTACCCCGTGGAGCTGGAAGTGGTGGAGGGGGGACGGACGAGCGGGGCGGGAAGAGGGGTGCGACACCCACTGCTGAAGAGAGCAGGGTCCATGGGTGATGTTAACACG CTCGAGAAAGAAGGCAAGCTACTGCATCCACCGCAGTCTCCCAACACGTCTCACTCGAACAATTCAACCTTGGAGACCAAACACGGGAAGGGCATCAAGAAGATCATATCTGAGAAGATAGCCACTACTACCCTAGAAAGAAACAAGAAAGAGAAGCTCCCAACGACGTTAGAGAGAGAGAATGAGAAGAACACGAAGCTAAATAAGACAAGGCATTCTGAAGTGCCTCAAACTACCAACAAACCGGAACGAAATAAGGTCAGACATTCAGCAGGAGATGTGATCATCCAAGCAGAGAATGGCTCTGCGAATATCGAACACGCTGAAGTCCAGAAGAGAGATTATGACCCTAAGAGAGGCATGAAATTCGGTATCAGAGTGCTACCGCCTAATGTACCTGATGATGGTGTGCTAAAACAAAAGAATGTAGAAAATGGCGTTGTTGCTGCTGAGAAGAGAGCAGTCGATGAACCGGATAAGCCTGAACCTCCCCGCTCAGCACCGGTCTCCCAAATCAAAGTTGAAAGCgaaacagaaattaaaaaacctGTGGTCGCTAAAAGGAGAGAAAAAATGGCACCACCGATTCCCAATGCTAGAGCAAAACCTGAGGATTTAAACACGAGTGTAGGGTCTAAAACTTCAGAAGTCTCGTTAAGTACTTTCACGAGAAGTGACCTTAATTCTAGCGGGATTAAAAGAGACGAAAACGGCATACCACAGGAGTTACCGCAACATATGTTTGACGCCGCTAAAGCAGCAAGAAGCAATAGAAAGAGTTCTTCAGAAGTGTTGTATGAGAAAGAGACACTAGACAAAAAGGAAGAAGCGCCTAAAACAAGCAAAAAATCGAAAGGCAAAGCTCCGTCTCCGCCAGAGATtgagaaaaacaaaacagacgACAGCATTATAGAACAAATGAAAAACGTCAACGACTTCCTCAAGAGTGAGAAGCAGTTTTCAAGTCTTTTGCATGAGTCTATAACTTCGGCGAATACTACCACTACAACATATAATACATCGACTCCCAAAACCGTCAAAACCAGACCAGCTCCCCAACCGCATGTTGAAGATTCTATAAACTTCAGCCAAGATGACATAGACGATATTGTTACCAAACCCTTCAAAAGAGAGAGTGATTCCCTCAATAATTACTTCGAAGATTCTAAATCAAATCTGTCATCAAACCAAGACGTTCATTCGGTTGTATCTTTAAATCATAGCGATAAAAGCGAGAAAGGATCTACAACTATTGAGCTTAATAATAGTGATGTGACCATCCACAGTTCTCCTCTTGATGATACTATCAATTCTGCTTCAGATAATACTTCCATCTTAGATGAAAATGAACGTAAAGCCGCATCGCTAGGAGACTTGTCAAGGTTTGAATTAAGAGTCAAGACGAACATACCTTCCACAGGAACGCTAGAAAGAGCTCAAAGTCTAGATATTTCTGCCGAAGATGGAGAAATAAATGAGACATTATCTCCTAAAAAGAGGAAAGCTATGTCTGTTGTAGAAACTACTTTCTTTGATTCGACTGCAGAAGATACATTACCTGATATGGATGATGAAAAAGGGGTAATAATCAAACATAAAGAGCCCAGGCTTAGTTTGAATATAGCTAAGACTTCTGCAATGGAAGGGCTTAATACCTTCCAAAGAAATCGTCTGAAGAAGGCTTCGGAATTTGGTAATTTGGAGGATGCTATTGTAAAAGGCTCCACAAGTTCAGTGGAATCAGAAAAAGTTGAAGCAAAAGGCAACCAAAAGAAACCGAAAGAGCATGTTTCCTCCGAAAACGAGCCTCACGAAACATCAGATCATTTGGCAAGAAGAATAATAGATGAAAACATGAAAGTGCATTTGAAACTTGTCTCAGAATTCGCTAAATCCACTTCCGATGGAAGCAACATGAGTTCTTTAGACAGCACACAAGAAGTCAGCCCTAAAAAAGAATCGCCGGTCAAATTTGATGATAAACACATTTCCTACGACACTAACATTCCAGATGACTTGAAAGTCAGTCGGAATACCTACGCAAACAGTTTAGAAAGACCTAAATCTGACATGATGAAGAAACTGTTGGCCAAAAATCCTATTTTGAATGTCCATATTGATCAAAGCGTAAAGAGTGATGCGACGGCTAGTAAAGAAACTCCTACACCTATGACAGATGCGTCGAAATCCGCTATGCATCAACCAGACATCGttaatttcaatttgaaatCGGCTGATCCAAAACTAAGAGAGTATGATGAATTTGTAAGCAACATTCGTGTGGGCTCTAACAACAgtatgaaatttgataaaaaacctCATATGGAAACGTTTTCCCGCGAATGGTCTCAACCGGAACACAGCAGTAACGTTGTCACCATAACCACTGAAAAGATTCAGCCAGTAGAAGAACAAAAGAAATCTTACACAAAAAGCATAGAAATAGGAGAGCCTAATGTGAGATTAATTCCAGATATCGTTGAAGGTATCAAGAGAAAAGCTGACGATAAGGACGGAATGACACTGTACATGGAACCCCCGAACATGTCGTTAACAATGACCCAAGAACCAGTTCAAAAAACTGTAACAGTCAATGTAGCTGAAGATGAATTAGGCAACAAAATCATCAGACAGAACGTAGAAACGGTCTCTACTCAATACATAACAACCGAAGGTGACGCTCCTTTACAGGTTGAACAAGTAACATTCGGCATTACTAAAAATGCTGATTTAAGTGAATTGAATTTAGAAGAAGGGGACGTTGCTGATATCGATAAGAAGATATTAGATGAAATAAAGCGACAAAATCCAAACATGCATTTTACAAGCGACGAACCAGCTTACACTAGAACGGAAACTATTATTCTAAATACTGAATTAGATGAGCAGCAAGCGAAAGCCTTGATGGACAAAATTACAAAGGACCCTAGTTTCATGGCACAAAAATCTCCTGAAGAGTTATCCAAATTAGGAATAAGAATAATTAGGGAATTGGATGACGTACAAGACAAAACTGATGACACGGTCGAAGTTACCAAAACGCGGTACACTATCAATCCTGCAGCTATGTCCGACACGCAGAAACATAGACTGGAAAGTTCCAAAGAATCAGAATCAAAGAAAGATCACATAACAGAGATCCAAGTGGTCACACCGAGGACAGAAAAACAGCTAAAGGAAAAAGATAAAACTTCGAGTAGGCAGAGAGTGCCTACGAACGAACCACCGCTGTCATACGAATTGGACACAGAACTCCTGAACGACTTCATAACGAATGAGCGACAATATTCAGCCAAACACCAAGACAAACGAACGAAAACGAACCAAGCAAACGAGCCAAAGAAACGGCACTCCGATTTCGATCTACCACGCAACAGCCATATCAAGTTCAGAACTGCGACTTATGAATCACCAAAGGGTACAATTGTGACAAGCACCGATTTAGAAAACAGGAGACTATCACAGCTCGACCAAATGCAGTTAAGAGCTGACCAAAAACCGGTGATATCCGCTAAACCAAGCAGCATACCCGTGAAAGCAGAAAAGCCCAAGGTCGGGGTATCGTCTAAAATTCCGGTTTTCATGAGTCAAAAGTCGCTGAGTCAGGAAAATTTGACAGATAGAACGTTCTCTGTACCAAGTTCTCCTCCCCCCAATCTGAGTAGTAGTTCTGGCAATATTTCGGTCACTTCCATCAAAAGTAGCTCCCGAAGCCCTAGTGGGGGTaagtatttgtaa
- the LOC141444022 gene encoding uncharacterized protein isoform X1 has product MGFEKLLLVFVFVKCVYGQEPGVCYGAGSVAGAAIGAFIGALILVAAAYYLRKLYWKSRKGKHLVFSTDPESVKDEFAFDNPGFRQDERAWQHAPTLPLKGSSLQAEFTKPDQSKDDDHIQRARTRRVKLWARDFTGLGLRCSGGAREGVRVHSVLRSGPAAAADLQPGDKIKSIKIEFSGTPLEDALAILSLASPYPVELEVVEGGRTSGAGRGVRHPLLKRAGSMGDVNTLEKEGKLLHPPQSPNTSHSNNSTLETKHGKGIKKIISEKIATTTLERNKKEKLPTTLERENEKNTKLNKTRHSEVPQTTNKPERNKVRHSAGDVIIQAENGSANIEHAEVQKRDYDPKRGMKFGIRVLPPNVPDDGVLKQKNVENGVVAAEKRAVDEPDKPEPPRSAPVSQIKVESETEIKKPVVAKRREKMAPPIPNARAKPEDLNTSVGSKTSEVSLSTFTRSDLNSSGIKRDENGIPQELPQHMFDAAKAARSNRKSSSEVLYEKETLDKKEEAPKTSKKSKGKAPSPPEIEKNKTDDSIIEQMKNVNDFLKSEKQFSSLLHESITSANTTTTTYNTSTPKTVKTRPAPQPHVEDSINFSQDDIDDIVTKPFKRESDSLNNYFEDSKSNLSSNQDVHSVVSLNHSDKSEKGSTTIELNNSDVTIHSSPLDDTINSASDNTSILDENERKAASLGDLSRFELRVKTNIPSTGTLERAQSLDISAEDGEINETLSPKKRKAMSVVETTFFDSTAEDTLPDMDDEKGVIIKHKEPRLSLNIAKTSAMEGLNTFQRNRLKKASEFGNLEDAIVKGSTSSVESEKVEAKGNQKKPKEHVSSENEPHETSDHLARRIIDENMKVHLKLVSEFAKSTSDGSNMSSLDSTQEVSPKKESPVKFDDKHISYDTNIPDDLKVSRNTYANSLERPKSDMMKKLLAKNPILNVHIDQSVKSDATASKETPTPMTDASKSAMHQPDIVNFNLKSADPKLREYDEFVSNIRVGSNNSMKFDKKPHMETFSREWSQPEHSSNVVTITTEKIQPVEEQKKSYTKSIEIGEPNVRLIPDIVEGIKRKADDKDGMTLYMEPPNMSLTMTQEPVQKTVTVNVAEDELGNKIIRQNVETVSTQYITTEGDAPLQVEQVTFGITKNADLSELNLEEGDVADIDKKILDEIKRQNPNMHFTSDEPAYTRTETIILNTELDEQQAKALMDKITKDPSFMAQKSPEELSKLGIRIIRELDDVQDKTDDTVEVTKTRYTINPAAMSDTQKHRLESSKESESKKDHITEIQVVTPRTEKQLKEKDKTSSRQRVPTNEPPLSYELDTELLNDFITNERQYSAKHQDKRTKTNQANEPKKRHSDFDLPRNSHIKFRTATYESPKGTIVTSTDLENRRLSQLDQMQLRADQKPVISAKPSSIPVKAEKPKVGVSSKIPVFMSQKSLSQENLTDRTFSVPSSPPPNLSSSSGNISVTSIKSSSRSPSGGKYL; this is encoded by the exons GCAAGCACCTGGTATTCTCGACCGACCCTGAGTCGGTAAAGGACGAGTTCGCGTTCGACAACCCTGGGTTCAGGCAGGACGAGCGCGCCTGGCAGCACGCGCCGACGCTGCCTCTCAAAGGCAGCTCGCTGCAGGCCGAGTTCACCAAGCCCGATCAGAGCAAAGATGACGACCATATACAG CGAGCCAGGACACGGCGCGTCAAGCTATGGGCGCGTGACTTCACCGGCCTTGGGCTCCGCTGCAGCGGCGGCGCGCGTGAGGGCGTGCGGGTACACTCTGTACTGCGGAGCGGCCCGGCCGCCGCGGCTGACTTGCAGCCAG GTGACAAAATCAAGAGCATCAAGATTGAGTTCTCCGGCACGCCACTAGAGGACGCTCTGGCTATCCTATCGCTCGCTTCTCCTTACCCCGTGGAGCTGGAAGTGGTGGAGGGGGGACGGACGAGCGGGGCGGGAAGAGGGGTGCGACACCCACTGCTGAAGAGAGCAGGGTCCATGGGTGATGTTAACACG CTCGAGAAAGAAGGCAAGCTACTGCATCCACCGCAGTCTCCCAACACGTCTCACTCGAACAATTCAACCTTGGAGACCAAACACGGGAAGGGCATCAAGAAGATCATATCTGAGAAGATAGCCACTACTACCCTAGAAAGAAACAAGAAAGAGAAGCTCCCAACGACGTTAGAGAGAGAGAATGAGAAGAACACGAAGCTAAATAAGACAAGGCATTCTGAAGTGCCTCAAACTACCAACAAACCGGAACGAAATAAGGTCAGACATTCAGCAGGAGATGTGATCATCCAAGCAGAGAATGGCTCTGCGAATATCGAACACGCTGAAGTCCAGAAGAGAGATTATGACCCTAAGAGAGGCATGAAATTCGGTATCAGAGTGCTACCGCCTAATGTACCTGATGATGGTGTGCTAAAACAAAAGAATGTAGAAAATGGCGTTGTTGCTGCTGAGAAGAGAGCAGTCGATGAACCGGATAAGCCTGAACCTCCCCGCTCAGCACCGGTCTCCCAAATCAAAGTTGAAAGCgaaacagaaattaaaaaacctGTGGTCGCTAAAAGGAGAGAAAAAATGGCACCACCGATTCCCAATGCTAGAGCAAAACCTGAGGATTTAAACACGAGTGTAGGGTCTAAAACTTCAGAAGTCTCGTTAAGTACTTTCACGAGAAGTGACCTTAATTCTAGCGGGATTAAAAGAGACGAAAACGGCATACCACAGGAGTTACCGCAACATATGTTTGACGCCGCTAAAGCAGCAAGAAGCAATAGAAAGAGTTCTTCAGAAGTGTTGTATGAGAAAGAGACACTAGACAAAAAGGAAGAAGCGCCTAAAACAAGCAAAAAATCGAAAGGCAAAGCTCCGTCTCCGCCAGAGATtgagaaaaacaaaacagacgACAGCATTATAGAACAAATGAAAAACGTCAACGACTTCCTCAAGAGTGAGAAGCAGTTTTCAAGTCTTTTGCATGAGTCTATAACTTCGGCGAATACTACCACTACAACATATAATACATCGACTCCCAAAACCGTCAAAACCAGACCAGCTCCCCAACCGCATGTTGAAGATTCTATAAACTTCAGCCAAGATGACATAGACGATATTGTTACCAAACCCTTCAAAAGAGAGAGTGATTCCCTCAATAATTACTTCGAAGATTCTAAATCAAATCTGTCATCAAACCAAGACGTTCATTCGGTTGTATCTTTAAATCATAGCGATAAAAGCGAGAAAGGATCTACAACTATTGAGCTTAATAATAGTGATGTGACCATCCACAGTTCTCCTCTTGATGATACTATCAATTCTGCTTCAGATAATACTTCCATCTTAGATGAAAATGAACGTAAAGCCGCATCGCTAGGAGACTTGTCAAGGTTTGAATTAAGAGTCAAGACGAACATACCTTCCACAGGAACGCTAGAAAGAGCTCAAAGTCTAGATATTTCTGCCGAAGATGGAGAAATAAATGAGACATTATCTCCTAAAAAGAGGAAAGCTATGTCTGTTGTAGAAACTACTTTCTTTGATTCGACTGCAGAAGATACATTACCTGATATGGATGATGAAAAAGGGGTAATAATCAAACATAAAGAGCCCAGGCTTAGTTTGAATATAGCTAAGACTTCTGCAATGGAAGGGCTTAATACCTTCCAAAGAAATCGTCTGAAGAAGGCTTCGGAATTTGGTAATTTGGAGGATGCTATTGTAAAAGGCTCCACAAGTTCAGTGGAATCAGAAAAAGTTGAAGCAAAAGGCAACCAAAAGAAACCGAAAGAGCATGTTTCCTCCGAAAACGAGCCTCACGAAACATCAGATCATTTGGCAAGAAGAATAATAGATGAAAACATGAAAGTGCATTTGAAACTTGTCTCAGAATTCGCTAAATCCACTTCCGATGGAAGCAACATGAGTTCTTTAGACAGCACACAAGAAGTCAGCCCTAAAAAAGAATCGCCGGTCAAATTTGATGATAAACACATTTCCTACGACACTAACATTCCAGATGACTTGAAAGTCAGTCGGAATACCTACGCAAACAGTTTAGAAAGACCTAAATCTGACATGATGAAGAAACTGTTGGCCAAAAATCCTATTTTGAATGTCCATATTGATCAAAGCGTAAAGAGTGATGCGACGGCTAGTAAAGAAACTCCTACACCTATGACAGATGCGTCGAAATCCGCTATGCATCAACCAGACATCGttaatttcaatttgaaatCGGCTGATCCAAAACTAAGAGAGTATGATGAATTTGTAAGCAACATTCGTGTGGGCTCTAACAACAgtatgaaatttgataaaaaacctCATATGGAAACGTTTTCCCGCGAATGGTCTCAACCGGAACACAGCAGTAACGTTGTCACCATAACCACTGAAAAGATTCAGCCAGTAGAAGAACAAAAGAAATCTTACACAAAAAGCATAGAAATAGGAGAGCCTAATGTGAGATTAATTCCAGATATCGTTGAAGGTATCAAGAGAAAAGCTGACGATAAGGACGGAATGACACTGTACATGGAACCCCCGAACATGTCGTTAACAATGACCCAAGAACCAGTTCAAAAAACTGTAACAGTCAATGTAGCTGAAGATGAATTAGGCAACAAAATCATCAGACAGAACGTAGAAACGGTCTCTACTCAATACATAACAACCGAAGGTGACGCTCCTTTACAGGTTGAACAAGTAACATTCGGCATTACTAAAAATGCTGATTTAAGTGAATTGAATTTAGAAGAAGGGGACGTTGCTGATATCGATAAGAAGATATTAGATGAAATAAAGCGACAAAATCCAAACATGCATTTTACAAGCGACGAACCAGCTTACACTAGAACGGAAACTATTATTCTAAATACTGAATTAGATGAGCAGCAAGCGAAAGCCTTGATGGACAAAATTACAAAGGACCCTAGTTTCATGGCACAAAAATCTCCTGAAGAGTTATCCAAATTAGGAATAAGAATAATTAGGGAATTGGATGACGTACAAGACAAAACTGATGACACGGTCGAAGTTACCAAAACGCGGTACACTATCAATCCTGCAGCTATGTCCGACACGCAGAAACATAGACTGGAAAGTTCCAAAGAATCAGAATCAAAGAAAGATCACATAACAGAGATCCAAGTGGTCACACCGAGGACAGAAAAACAGCTAAAGGAAAAAGATAAAACTTCGAGTAGGCAGAGAGTGCCTACGAACGAACCACCGCTGTCATACGAATTGGACACAGAACTCCTGAACGACTTCATAACGAATGAGCGACAATATTCAGCCAAACACCAAGACAAACGAACGAAAACGAACCAAGCAAACGAGCCAAAGAAACGGCACTCCGATTTCGATCTACCACGCAACAGCCATATCAAGTTCAGAACTGCGACTTATGAATCACCAAAGGGTACAATTGTGACAAGCACCGATTTAGAAAACAGGAGACTATCACAGCTCGACCAAATGCAGTTAAGAGCTGACCAAAAACCGGTGATATCCGCTAAACCAAGCAGCATACCCGTGAAAGCAGAAAAGCCCAAGGTCGGGGTATCGTCTAAAATTCCGGTTTTCATGAGTCAAAAGTCGCTGAGTCAGGAAAATTTGACAGATAGAACGTTCTCTGTACCAAGTTCTCCTCCCCCCAATCTGAGTAGTAGTTCTGGCAATATTTCGGTCACTTCCATCAAAAGTAGCTCCCGAAGCCCTAGTGGGGGTaagtatttgtaa